One window of Rubrivirga sp. SAORIC476 genomic DNA carries:
- a CDS encoding T9SS type A sorting domain-containing protein, with translation MPRLLSTGLCTLAVLALALPARSQTVPTPSRTSATSADCEIGSVRTTLSSLSVSAYLSNAGMLFWPGIGPSRYTVNGATTMYNLSLWLGGDVDGQPRFSGAPYTVGEFWPGPLDESGATDAARCAAYDRIWVVKAEDLESYRTSGIASPDVREWPIGYGAPFFVDANDNAKLDPGVEALIELTPADPGYGTRTIDLAAGERPAVLSAAGTRSAEGRVAFWILNDVGNEHVWSGQQGLGVEVHVSAYALTSPSFAVQDATFYRHTVVNRSPEPITDFRLSFFADPDIGASSDDYVASDPDRGMLVGYNANESASYAVGLDLLTGASGAIPFDVNAVTGDRLSAVQNAQRNRWIDGTPITRGGDGYNPGQTDVTSWIYDGDPVTSGFWTEENIDGSGSSQTPGERAVVLNTPSTTLGPGETTTVDLAILYGFGGSAGRMGGIQGVRFGSDTIQNAYDFGGLAALQDGPFTVAAEPESSLDRSALEVHPSPVRGGSRVPFTLPSPGPVRLRVMDVLGREVMTLAEGVYGVGPHDVWFDASSLPAGVYVLVLDTDGQRVARTVTVAR, from the coding sequence ATGCCCCGCCTGCTCTCCACCGGCCTCTGCACACTGGCCGTGCTCGCGCTCGCGCTCCCCGCCCGATCCCAGACGGTTCCCACTCCCTCCCGCACGTCTGCGACCTCCGCGGACTGTGAGATCGGATCGGTCCGCACGACCCTGAGCAGTCTGTCGGTGAGCGCCTACCTGTCGAACGCAGGCATGCTCTTCTGGCCGGGCATCGGCCCCAGCCGGTACACCGTCAACGGCGCAACGACGATGTACAACCTGTCGCTCTGGCTGGGGGGCGACGTGGACGGGCAGCCGCGGTTTTCTGGAGCGCCGTACACAGTCGGCGAGTTCTGGCCGGGGCCGCTGGATGAGAGCGGTGCGACCGATGCGGCGAGATGCGCCGCCTACGACCGGATCTGGGTCGTGAAGGCCGAGGATCTCGAGTCCTACCGGACGTCTGGGATCGCGAGCCCCGATGTCCGGGAGTGGCCGATCGGCTATGGCGCGCCGTTCTTCGTGGACGCCAACGACAACGCGAAGCTAGACCCCGGTGTGGAAGCCCTCATCGAGTTGACCCCGGCGGACCCCGGGTACGGGACTCGGACCATCGACCTCGCCGCCGGAGAACGCCCTGCGGTGCTGTCTGCCGCGGGCACTCGCTCAGCGGAAGGAAGGGTCGCCTTCTGGATCCTCAACGACGTCGGCAACGAGCACGTGTGGAGCGGCCAGCAGGGCCTCGGGGTGGAGGTCCACGTCTCGGCCTACGCCCTGACATCGCCGTCGTTCGCCGTGCAGGATGCGACGTTCTACCGGCACACGGTCGTCAACCGGAGCCCGGAGCCCATCACGGACTTCCGGCTCTCGTTCTTCGCCGACCCGGACATCGGAGCGAGCAGCGACGACTACGTCGCCTCTGACCCGGACCGTGGCATGCTCGTCGGGTACAACGCCAACGAAAGTGCCTCGTACGCGGTAGGGCTCGACCTTCTGACAGGGGCTTCTGGAGCCATCCCGTTCGACGTGAATGCGGTCACGGGCGACCGGCTTTCCGCCGTCCAGAATGCCCAGCGGAACCGTTGGATCGACGGCACTCCGATCACGCGAGGTGGAGATGGCTACAACCCGGGCCAGACCGACGTGACCTCATGGATCTACGACGGTGATCCCGTGACCTCTGGGTTCTGGACAGAGGAGAACATCGACGGGTCTGGATCGAGCCAAACCCCGGGAGAGCGAGCGGTGGTCCTCAACACCCCATCCACGACGCTGGGCCCAGGCGAGACGACCACCGTGGACCTCGCCATCCTGTACGGATTCGGAGGAAGCGCCGGACGAATGGGAGGCATCCAGGGCGTCCGGTTCGGCAGCGACACGATCCAGAATGCCTACGACTTCGGCGGGCTCGCGGCGCTCCAGGACGGTCCGTTCACGGTCGCGGCAGAGCCCGAGTCCTCCCTCGACAGGTCGGCTTTGGAGGTCCACCCCAGCCCGGTTCGGGGAGGGTCGCGGGTGCCGTTCACCCTCCCCTCGCCCGGACCGGTGCGTCTCCGCGTGATGGACGTGCTGGGTCGCGAGGTGATGACACTGGCAGAGGGTGTGTATGGAGTCGGCCCGCACGACGTGTGGTTCGACGCGTCCTCCCTCCCGGCAGGCGTCTACGTGCTCGTCCTCGACACCGACGGCCAGCGCGTCGCGCGCACGGTCACGGTGGCCCGCTAG
- the sdhC gene encoding succinate dehydrogenase, cytochrome b556 subunit, whose amino-acid sequence MAVAADPAAAPAQPVQRYKLRTGMVAWILHRLTGLGLVAYLVLHIWGLKAITNPEAYNALITSYHQPLFKVAEFGLLGACIYHALNGLRIVLIDFVGWSPNQKRLFWTLGAVALVLLVVGGLPSILALVDHFS is encoded by the coding sequence ATGGCCGTCGCCGCCGACCCCGCCGCCGCCCCCGCCCAGCCCGTCCAGCGCTACAAGCTGCGGACGGGCATGGTCGCGTGGATCCTCCACCGCCTGACTGGCCTCGGGCTGGTCGCCTACCTGGTCCTCCACATCTGGGGGCTCAAGGCGATCACCAACCCCGAGGCCTACAACGCGCTCATCACGAGCTACCACCAGCCGCTGTTCAAGGTGGCCGAGTTCGGTCTCCTGGGCGCCTGCATCTACCACGCGCTCAATGGCCTGCGGATCGTGCTGATCGACTTCGTCGGGTGGAGCCCGAACCAGAAGCGGCTTTTCTGGACGCTCGGCGCCGTCGCGCTGGTGCTCCTCGTCGTCGGCGGCCTGCCGTCGATCCTCGCCCTCGTCGACCACTTCAGCTGA
- a CDS encoding sigma-70 family RNA polymerase sigma factor, which produces MDLTALLAEWGGDAEAADQLLDAVYPELRALARRHLVGERADHTLDTSALVHEAYLRLASQDTRWANRAHFFGIAALAMRRILVDYATRKQAQKRGGGLQAVTFHDGEVARETRAEDLIALDEALGRFARVAPRPARVVELRFFGGLRVEEIADILGISPATVGRDWRLAQAWLTRALGEASPA; this is translated from the coding sequence ATGGACCTCACTGCCCTGCTGGCCGAGTGGGGTGGCGACGCCGAAGCTGCCGACCAGCTCCTGGACGCCGTCTACCCCGAACTCCGGGCTCTCGCTCGGCGCCACCTCGTGGGCGAGCGGGCCGACCACACGCTCGACACGAGTGCGCTCGTCCACGAGGCGTATCTCCGTCTCGCCAGTCAGGACACCCGGTGGGCGAACCGCGCTCACTTTTTCGGGATCGCCGCGCTCGCGATGCGGCGCATCCTGGTCGACTACGCAACACGGAAACAGGCTCAGAAGCGAGGGGGCGGTCTCCAGGCCGTGACGTTCCACGACGGCGAGGTCGCCCGCGAGACGCGGGCCGAGGACCTGATCGCGCTCGACGAGGCACTCGGTCGCTTCGCCCGGGTCGCGCCGCGTCCGGCGCGGGTCGTCGAGCTCCGGTTTTTCGGCGGCCTCCGGGTGGAGGAGATCGCCGACATCCTCGGGATCTCGCCCGCCACGGTCGGCCGCGACTGGCGGCTGGCGCAGGCGTGGCTCACCCGCGCCCTCGGCGAGGCGTCGCCGGCGTGA
- a CDS encoding T9SS type A sorting domain-containing protein, with amino-acid sequence MPLRTLLAGLAVLLLSTAAAQEIPTPGCQTGEAAAELNVAGVRAGLFNLGGLFWRGGGTLYEVPNGSGKTPLFNASLMVGGLVKGQVRFAGSTYSAWEYWPGPLTSDGTTTPATCAAYDRIWVVRTADLEAYDATGAVTPDLADWPVRVGAPFYVDADGDGRQDPTEPTNSLDPGDPGYGSRMLDLAAGERPVLFGRQTAWWIMNDVGGPHSFSARSGPEYAAPLGIEVRATAWVHGGEAEPDLFESTFYRYEVINRSATTIEAAHAGLWIDGDLGNFGDDRVGTDSTRQMVYFYNGDDTDEGQGGYGTPPPAIGVDALSGAWTGTTPNKSSGPYGEPRGALHSYNYLRGLWGDGSPIRVGGPGFDTDGPVTRWMFSGRAASQEFWSQENLDGEGAQSPPDDKRGMISSLPADLAPGERMVFDVGIVFATGLSRLDSINEMLAVSDRAQALYDTGALTAPVADPAAPASPQPLGPSIEAPAQGDAATFAWEGVPGAERYVVEVFSDADGSDLLFERSTVETTLTEEAEAFPVNRRAPLYWRVRAVRFGVESAPTALQAFAYVVPGFDRFSVVANASGPLDPPLVSSTGVFSGLAGADRQQTTEMTWNVFFQGGLRGTNAAAAYPSDFEIRFSAPPHPDDIALRHSTGERIRVPFSLWDIGVGTPDDPADDVRLVPVVHDEGGDGYEAYYDAVSWYRPTDMAPGSRGYRAWTTPTDRTLPDSSRLVLPRMSFDLASGFALSPEAGTVFRFESSAQALPVAEPEVPGTLTLELRPNPATVRATVAYRLATAGAVRLRVVDVIGREVMVLVDETQPEGEHRAGLDAASLAPGTYVLVLDADGQRVSRAITVVR; translated from the coding sequence ATGCCCCTTCGTACGCTCCTCGCAGGTCTCGCCGTCCTCCTCCTCTCGACCGCCGCCGCGCAGGAGATCCCGACGCCGGGCTGCCAGACCGGTGAGGCCGCAGCCGAGTTGAACGTGGCGGGCGTCCGCGCAGGGCTCTTCAACCTCGGGGGACTGTTCTGGCGAGGCGGAGGCACCCTCTACGAGGTGCCGAACGGGTCGGGAAAGACCCCTCTCTTCAACGCGTCCCTGATGGTCGGTGGCCTGGTCAAGGGGCAGGTCCGGTTTGCAGGCTCGACCTACAGCGCGTGGGAGTACTGGCCGGGCCCACTCACGTCCGACGGCACCACGACGCCCGCGACCTGTGCAGCCTACGACCGCATCTGGGTCGTCCGGACGGCTGACCTGGAGGCGTACGACGCGACCGGCGCCGTCACACCCGACCTCGCCGACTGGCCCGTCCGCGTCGGAGCGCCCTTCTACGTCGATGCCGACGGTGACGGCCGCCAGGACCCGACAGAGCCGACGAACTCCCTCGACCCCGGCGACCCCGGCTACGGCTCCCGGATGCTCGACCTCGCGGCCGGGGAGCGGCCCGTCCTCTTCGGCCGCCAGACGGCGTGGTGGATCATGAACGACGTGGGCGGTCCCCACTCGTTCAGCGCGAGGTCCGGGCCGGAGTACGCGGCTCCCCTCGGCATCGAGGTTCGCGCGACCGCGTGGGTCCACGGGGGCGAGGCCGAGCCCGACCTGTTCGAGTCGACGTTCTACCGATACGAGGTCATCAACCGGAGCGCCACGACGATCGAGGCGGCTCACGCGGGCCTCTGGATCGACGGCGACCTCGGCAACTTCGGCGACGACCGCGTCGGCACCGACTCGACGCGCCAGATGGTGTACTTCTACAACGGCGACGACACCGACGAGGGCCAGGGCGGCTATGGCACGCCCCCACCCGCCATCGGGGTCGATGCACTCAGTGGCGCTTGGACCGGCACCACGCCGAACAAGTCCAGCGGACCGTACGGAGAGCCTCGTGGGGCGCTGCACAGCTACAACTACCTCCGGGGGCTATGGGGCGACGGCTCGCCGATCCGCGTCGGTGGCCCCGGGTTCGACACCGATGGCCCCGTCACACGCTGGATGTTCTCGGGCCGGGCCGCTTCCCAGGAATTCTGGAGCCAGGAGAACCTCGACGGGGAAGGCGCCCAGTCCCCCCCGGACGACAAGCGCGGCATGATTTCCAGCCTCCCCGCCGACCTCGCCCCGGGCGAGCGGATGGTGTTCGACGTCGGCATTGTGTTCGCGACCGGGCTCTCGCGGCTCGACAGCATCAACGAAATGCTGGCGGTCTCGGACCGCGCCCAGGCCCTCTACGACACCGGAGCGCTGACGGCGCCCGTCGCCGACCCGGCCGCCCCCGCCTCTCCTCAGCCCCTCGGCCCGTCCATCGAGGCCCCGGCCCAGGGCGACGCGGCGACGTTCGCGTGGGAGGGTGTCCCCGGCGCGGAGCGGTACGTGGTGGAGGTGTTCAGCGACGCCGACGGGAGCGACCTCCTCTTCGAGCGGTCCACCGTCGAGACGACGCTCACAGAGGAGGCGGAGGCGTTCCCGGTCAACCGGCGGGCCCCGCTCTACTGGCGCGTTCGGGCGGTTCGGTTCGGCGTGGAGAGCGCGCCGACGGCCCTCCAGGCGTTCGCATACGTCGTCCCTGGCTTCGACCGGTTCTCGGTGGTGGCCAACGCGAGCGGCCCCCTGGATCCGCCGCTGGTCTCGTCCACCGGCGTGTTCTCCGGCCTCGCAGGCGCCGACCGCCAGCAGACCACCGAGATGACCTGGAACGTGTTCTTCCAGGGCGGCCTGCGTGGCACCAACGCCGCAGCGGCGTACCCGAGCGACTTCGAGATCCGGTTCTCAGCACCTCCACACCCGGACGACATCGCGCTCCGGCACTCGACCGGGGAGCGCATCCGCGTTCCGTTCTCGTTGTGGGACATCGGGGTCGGCACCCCCGACGACCCGGCCGACGACGTGCGTCTCGTGCCGGTCGTCCACGACGAGGGTGGCGACGGCTACGAGGCGTACTACGATGCCGTGTCGTGGTACCGCCCCACCGACATGGCCCCGGGCTCGCGGGGCTACCGCGCCTGGACCACGCCGACCGACCGCACGCTGCCGGACTCGTCACGGCTGGTCCTGCCCCGGATGTCGTTCGACCTCGCATCGGGATTCGCGCTCTCCCCGGAGGCCGGGACCGTGTTCCGCTTCGAGTCGAGCGCGCAGGCGCTCCCGGTGGCTGAGCCCGAGGTCCCGGGAACGCTGACGTTGGAACTCCGCCCGAACCCGGCGACGGTCCGTGCGACGGTCGCCTACCGACTCGCCACTGCCGGGGCGGTCCGCCTCCGCGTGGTGGACGTGATCGGCCGCGAGGTGATGGTGCTGGTAGACGAGACGCAACCGGAGGGAGAGCACCGGGCTGGGCTCGACGCGGCCTCGCTGGCGCCCGGCACCTACGTGCTCGTGCTCGACGCCGACGGCCAGCGGGTCTCGCGCGCGATCACGGTCGTGCGCTGA
- a CDS encoding T9SS type A sorting domain-containing protein has protein sequence MTHTLRLALWGLGFLLVIALPARAQKTVHRAAPSASVASAAANCNLGAATADLDIGRVRAQVYNMGGLFWRGGGAIYEAPYDARNATAEPNALFAAGLWVSGEVDGAPRFAGSTYGNWEFWPGPLDATGETTASRCASFDKIWRVSVRDLAAYGRSGITAQTNPDLLSWPIAQGAPYFVDTNGNDRRDASEPRIALGPGDAGYSLTLGGGAVLDLAAGERPDLVGDQAAWWVMNDNGNLHNWSGSQPLGIEVQVLAYGFTTPDVAVSTATVYEYTIHNRGTNTIIDSRVSLWSDPDIGNFGDDYVGSDAARGMGFAYNADEDDEGAGGYGAFTPAIGIDLLSSAAGTIAFTNNGGVTGDPSVEDDRRVAAWLAQQSLWKDGEPITRGGDGYNPGSSDVTTWAFDGDPLGFEFWTEEQPVVGEPQREAGDRRIVVNAPALTLAPGESRQVDVAILFAAGARARTRLASVSRLRDISDAVQAAYDADGTRGIRDASVTYGAAPARPDRPTLVSPANGTDFETTQPASVTFEWTAVPGAAAYVLDFGNGTEYTVAAPATSLTLDAATQLPQGEAQTRWGVRAVNWGGESRTSFPFTYTYNIYNPSVLLLSNGSPAFVEVVGPGGADPCGPDAGSTFGCSEVGGNAIFSSFNGTGDYIGTAVGAGPEVSLADFAPNDYEIRFTAAGSYAYYPFTTGVAIWVPFEVWDIGVTAPGAINDPLDDVQMIPNLFPDSGVECTFDYQDPTVFGIGETTQRIYAYYPVGDYATWAAAIAPVIAADPNQCPTDPATAAASNEIDFSRGRPLQRFKLEQAGAEISGLTGTVIRFYTTDPTPLVAPSLARAEALRVATHPNPVTTTATVPYTLAEAGPVRLRVVDVLGREVAVLADGLQAAGDHSATLDATGLAAGVYVLVLDADGQRTSQSITVVR, from the coding sequence ATGACACACACGCTACGCCTCGCCCTCTGGGGGCTTGGATTCTTACTTGTGATCGCCCTCCCCGCTCGCGCGCAGAAGACGGTCCACCGCGCCGCGCCCTCAGCCTCCGTGGCTTCCGCGGCAGCGAACTGCAACCTCGGCGCCGCGACCGCGGATCTCGACATCGGGCGCGTGCGCGCTCAGGTCTACAACATGGGCGGCCTCTTCTGGCGAGGCGGCGGCGCCATCTACGAGGCCCCGTACGACGCCCGGAACGCAACCGCTGAGCCCAATGCGTTGTTCGCAGCGGGCCTCTGGGTGAGCGGCGAGGTCGATGGCGCCCCCCGATTCGCAGGCTCGACGTACGGCAACTGGGAGTTCTGGCCCGGCCCGCTCGACGCCACCGGCGAGACCACCGCGAGCCGCTGCGCGAGCTTCGACAAGATCTGGAGGGTCTCCGTCCGAGACCTGGCCGCGTACGGCCGCAGCGGGATCACCGCTCAGACGAACCCGGACCTGCTGAGCTGGCCCATCGCCCAGGGCGCGCCCTACTTCGTCGACACCAACGGCAATGACCGCCGCGACGCCTCCGAGCCGCGGATCGCGCTCGGCCCCGGCGACGCAGGCTACAGCCTCACCCTCGGCGGCGGCGCCGTCCTCGACCTCGCCGCCGGTGAGCGCCCCGACCTCGTCGGCGACCAGGCCGCGTGGTGGGTCATGAACGACAACGGCAACCTCCACAACTGGTCGGGAAGCCAGCCGCTCGGCATCGAGGTCCAGGTCCTGGCCTACGGCTTCACCACGCCCGATGTGGCCGTCTCGACGGCGACCGTCTACGAGTACACCATCCACAACCGCGGCACGAACACGATCATCGACTCGCGCGTGTCGCTCTGGAGCGACCCCGACATCGGCAACTTCGGTGACGACTACGTCGGCTCCGACGCCGCCCGCGGGATGGGCTTCGCCTACAACGCCGACGAGGACGACGAAGGCGCCGGGGGCTACGGCGCCTTTACCCCTGCGATCGGCATCGACCTGCTCAGTTCCGCGGCGGGCACCATCGCATTCACCAACAACGGTGGTGTGACGGGCGACCCGAGCGTGGAGGACGACCGCCGCGTCGCCGCATGGCTGGCGCAGCAGAGTCTCTGGAAGGACGGCGAGCCCATCACCCGAGGAGGGGACGGCTACAACCCCGGCAGCTCGGACGTGACCACGTGGGCCTTCGACGGAGACCCGCTGGGCTTCGAGTTCTGGACGGAGGAGCAGCCCGTCGTCGGCGAGCCGCAGCGCGAAGCGGGAGACCGCCGGATCGTGGTCAACGCCCCCGCCCTGACGCTGGCGCCCGGCGAGAGCCGCCAGGTCGATGTCGCGATCCTGTTCGCAGCCGGCGCGCGGGCGCGGACCCGTCTCGCGAGCGTCTCGCGCCTGCGTGACATCAGCGACGCCGTCCAGGCGGCCTACGACGCGGACGGCACGCGCGGCATCCGCGATGCCTCCGTGACGTACGGCGCCGCCCCGGCTCGTCCGGACCGTCCCACGCTGGTCTCCCCAGCCAACGGCACCGACTTCGAGACCACGCAGCCCGCCTCGGTCACCTTCGAGTGGACCGCGGTCCCCGGCGCGGCCGCCTACGTGCTCGACTTCGGCAACGGGACCGAGTATACGGTCGCGGCGCCCGCCACCTCCCTCACCCTGGACGCGGCCACCCAGCTGCCGCAGGGCGAGGCGCAGACCCGGTGGGGCGTCCGCGCGGTGAACTGGGGCGGCGAGAGCCGGACCTCGTTCCCGTTCACCTACACCTACAACATCTACAACCCGAGCGTCCTGCTGCTGTCGAACGGCTCCCCGGCCTTCGTCGAGGTGGTCGGCCCCGGCGGCGCCGACCCGTGCGGGCCCGACGCGGGCTCAACGTTCGGGTGCAGCGAGGTCGGCGGCAACGCCATCTTCAGTTCGTTCAACGGCACCGGCGACTACATCGGAACGGCCGTGGGCGCCGGCCCCGAGGTCAGCCTTGCGGACTTCGCTCCGAACGATTACGAGATCCGGTTTACGGCGGCGGGCTCCTACGCCTACTACCCGTTCACGACCGGCGTGGCCATCTGGGTGCCCTTCGAGGTCTGGGACATCGGCGTGACCGCGCCGGGGGCCATCAATGACCCGCTGGACGATGTGCAGATGATCCCCAACCTCTTCCCCGACAGCGGCGTCGAGTGCACGTTCGATTACCAGGACCCGACGGTGTTCGGCATCGGGGAGACCACCCAGAGGATCTACGCCTACTACCCGGTCGGCGACTATGCGACGTGGGCCGCGGCCATCGCGCCGGTCATCGCGGCCGACCCGAACCAGTGCCCGACGGACCCGGCGACTGCCGCCGCATCGAACGAGATCGACTTCAGCCGTGGGCGCCCGCTCCAGCGCTTCAAGCTGGAGCAGGCGGGTGCCGAGATCTCCGGCCTGACGGGAACCGTGATCCGGTTCTACACCACCGACCCGACGCCGCTCGTGGCGCCGAGCCTGGCCCGGGCCGAGGCCCTGCGGGTCGCCACCCACCCGAACCCGGTCACGACCACCGCGACGGTGCCCTACACGCTCGCCGAGGCGGGCCCGGTGCGCCTGCGCGTGGTGGATGTGCTTGGCCGTGAGGTCGCCGTCCTCGCCGACGGCCTCCAGGCCGCCGGCGATCACTCGGCGACGCTCGACGCCACCGGCCTCGCGGCGGGCGTCTACGTGCTCGTCCTCGACGCCGACGGGCAGCGGACCTCGCAGTCGATCACGGTCGTCCGCTAG
- a CDS encoding succinate dehydrogenase iron-sulfur subunit has translation MTLTVKVRRFNPETDERSRWDEFQVPAESMDRALDLLHYVKWHLDGTLTFRKSCAHGICGSDAMKINGENQLACSVLVHDLGLKDGDTVTFEPLPAAPVLKDLVIDQSRFFDKYRAVMPWLINDEAVPVKERTQSPEQHAVIEDATKCIMCGACTHSCPSTWADPDYLGPAAMLKAYRYVFDSRDTEAEERLKVVDSKDGLWKCYTIFNCVQACPKGIDITRWLSALKRKAVTTRY, from the coding sequence ATGACGCTCACCGTCAAGGTCCGCCGCTTCAACCCGGAGACCGACGAGCGCTCGCGCTGGGACGAGTTCCAGGTCCCGGCCGAGTCCATGGACCGCGCCCTCGACCTGCTCCACTACGTGAAGTGGCACCTCGACGGCACGCTGACCTTTCGCAAGTCGTGCGCCCACGGCATCTGCGGCTCGGACGCGATGAAGATCAACGGCGAGAACCAGCTCGCCTGCTCGGTCCTCGTCCACGACCTCGGCCTCAAGGACGGCGACACGGTCACCTTCGAGCCGCTCCCGGCGGCGCCGGTGCTGAAGGACCTCGTGATCGACCAGAGCCGGTTCTTCGACAAGTACCGCGCGGTCATGCCGTGGCTCATCAACGACGAGGCCGTCCCGGTCAAGGAGCGGACGCAGAGCCCCGAGCAGCACGCCGTGATCGAGGATGCCACCAAGTGCATCATGTGCGGCGCGTGCACGCACTCGTGCCCGTCCACCTGGGCCGACCCCGACTACCTCGGCCCGGCGGCCATGCTGAAGGCGTACCGCTACGTGTTCGACAGCCGCGATACCGAGGCCGAGGAGCGCCTCAAGGTGGTCGACTCGAAGGACGGCCTGTGGAAGTGCTACACCATCTTCAACTGCGTGCAGGCGTGCCCCAAGGGCATCGACATCACGCGCTGGCTCTCGGCGCTCAAGCGCAAGGCCGTCACGACGCGCTACTAG
- the sdhA gene encoding succinate dehydrogenase flavoprotein subunit translates to MTYTHDIVIVGAGGAGLMAALYASEGGADVAVVSKLHPLRSHTGAAQGGIGAALGNEEEDHWLWHAFDTTKGSDYLGDQDAIEQMCQDAPRTIIELEHYGVPFSRTREGKIAQRRFGGHTRNFGEAPVRRACYAADRTGHMILHTLYEQCVKNKVTFYDEYQVLDLIRPDDTQDAVSGCVAYEILTGEVHTFHSTITCFATGGYGRAFKTTSNAHAGTGDGFALALRHGFPLEDMEFIQFHPTGLYRLGILITEGARGEGGILRNSEGERFMERYAPTVKDLAPRDMVSQCIYKEIREGRGVNGKDHVVLDMTGVGKDVLEHKLPEISTFSRVYLGIDPVKQPIPVAPTCHYAMGGIPTNIDGQVVKSSDRTDTVHGFFACGEAACVSVHGANRLGTNSLLDLVVFGRRTGMEMAKQIREGAERQGLPERPEAETRERLDRIMARTTGEKAVTVRTDLQETMMKNVSVYRTDDTLGEALTDLQDLRTRAASVTCQDKGKRFNTDLMDAVEVQFMVDYAEAITVSARNRTESRGAHLREDFSKRNDGDWLKHTLFWSDQQGQTEIGYKDVIITQFQPKERKY, encoded by the coding sequence ATGACCTACACTCACGACATCGTCATCGTCGGCGCGGGCGGCGCCGGGCTCATGGCGGCGCTCTACGCCTCGGAGGGCGGGGCCGACGTCGCCGTCGTCTCGAAGCTCCACCCACTCCGCAGCCATACCGGCGCGGCGCAGGGCGGCATCGGCGCGGCCCTCGGCAACGAGGAGGAGGATCACTGGCTCTGGCACGCGTTCGACACGACCAAGGGCTCGGACTACCTCGGCGACCAGGACGCCATCGAGCAGATGTGCCAGGACGCCCCGCGTACCATCATCGAGCTCGAGCACTACGGCGTGCCGTTCTCCCGGACGCGCGAGGGCAAGATCGCCCAGCGCCGCTTTGGGGGGCACACCCGCAACTTCGGCGAGGCGCCGGTGCGCCGGGCGTGCTACGCGGCCGACCGGACGGGCCACATGATTCTGCACACGCTCTACGAGCAGTGCGTCAAGAACAAGGTCACCTTCTACGACGAGTACCAGGTCCTCGACCTGATCCGCCCGGACGACACGCAGGACGCGGTCTCGGGCTGCGTGGCGTACGAGATCCTGACCGGCGAGGTCCACACGTTCCACAGCACGATCACGTGCTTTGCGACGGGCGGCTACGGCCGCGCCTTCAAGACGACCTCGAACGCCCACGCGGGCACCGGCGACGGCTTCGCGCTCGCGCTCCGGCATGGCTTCCCGCTGGAGGACATGGAGTTCATCCAGTTCCACCCGACCGGCCTCTACCGCCTCGGCATCCTCATCACCGAGGGCGCCCGTGGCGAGGGCGGCATCCTCCGCAACTCGGAGGGCGAGCGGTTCATGGAGCGCTACGCGCCGACGGTCAAGGACCTCGCGCCGCGCGACATGGTCTCGCAGTGCATCTACAAGGAGATCCGTGAGGGCCGCGGCGTCAACGGCAAGGACCACGTCGTGCTGGACATGACGGGCGTCGGCAAGGACGTGCTGGAGCACAAGCTGCCCGAGATCTCGACGTTCAGCCGCGTCTACCTCGGCATCGACCCGGTCAAGCAGCCGATCCCGGTCGCGCCGACGTGCCACTACGCGATGGGCGGCATCCCGACCAACATTGACGGGCAGGTCGTCAAGTCGTCCGACCGCACCGACACCGTCCACGGCTTCTTCGCCTGTGGCGAGGCCGCCTGCGTGTCGGTCCACGGCGCCAACCGGCTCGGGACCAACTCGCTGCTCGACCTCGTCGTCTTCGGGCGGCGGACGGGCATGGAGATGGCCAAGCAGATCCGCGAGGGCGCCGAGCGCCAGGGCTTGCCCGAGCGCCCCGAGGCCGAGACCCGCGAGCGCCTCGACCGCATCATGGCCCGGACGACCGGCGAGAAGGCCGTCACGGTCCGCACGGACCTCCAGGAGACCATGATGAAGAACGTCTCGGTGTACCGCACCGACGACACGCTGGGCGAGGCCCTCACCGACCTCCAGGACCTCCGCACCCGGGCCGCCTCGGTGACGTGCCAGGACAAGGGCAAGCGCTTCAACACCGACCTCATGGACGCCGTCGAGGTCCAGTTCATGGTCGACTACGCCGAGGCCATCACGGTGTCGGCGCGCAACCGGACCGAGAGCCGCGGCGCGCACCTCCGGGAGGACTTCTCGAAGCGCAACGACGGCGACTGGCTCAAGCACACCCTCTTCTGGAGCGACCAGCAGGGCCAGACCGAGATCGGCTACAAGGACGTCATCATCACGCAGTTCCAGCCCAAGGAGCGCAAGTATTAG